In Microcaecilia unicolor chromosome 1, aMicUni1.1, whole genome shotgun sequence, the following are encoded in one genomic region:
- the SH3GL3 gene encoding endophilin-A3 isoform X3 — translation MSVAGLKKQFHKASQLLSEKISGTEGTKLDDDFQEMEKKIDLTSKAVAELLSKTTEYLQPNPGNAMMDTGESMKQMAEVKDSLDINVKQNFIDPLQSLQDKDLREIMHHLKKLEGRRLDYDYKKRRQGKLADEDIKQAVEKFEESKELAERSMFNFLENDVEQVSQLAVFVEAALDYHKQSTEILEDLHSKLQNRINVASNRPRREFKPKSVISTLDISNNQQHNGLSYSSSLKLSDSSKYMDQPCCRALYDFEPENEGELGFKEGNIITLTNQIDENWYEGMINGESGFFPVNYVEVLVPLPQ, via the exons TTACTAAGTGAAAAAATTAGTGGAACTGAAGGAACAAAACTAGATGATGACTTTCAGGAAATGGAAAAA AAAATAGATCTCACCAGTAAAGCTGTAGCAGAACTACTTTCAAAAACCACAGAGTATCTTCAGCCAAATCCAG GAAATGCAATGATGGATACTGGTGAAAGTATGAAGCAAATGGCAGAGGTGAAAGATTCTCTAGATATTAATGTCAAGCAAAACTTTATTGATCCTTTACAATCATTACAAGATAAAGACTTACGAGAGATTATG cATCACCTGAAAAAGTTAGAAGGCCGTCGGTTAGATTATGATTATAAAAAAAGGCGTCAAGGCAAATTAGCAGATGAAGATATTAAACAAGCTGTAGAAAAATTTGAAGAGTCGAAAGAACTGGCCGAGCGAAGCATGTTTAACTTTTTAGAAAATGAT GTAGAACAAGTTAGCCAGTTGGCAGTGTTTGTAGAGGCGGCACTGGACTACCATAAACAATCTACCGAAATTCTAGAAGATCTCCATAGCAAGTTACAAAACCG AATAAATGTAGCATCTAATCGTCCTAGACGCGAATTCAAGCCAAAGTCAGTAATATCAACCTTGGACATCAGCAATAACCAGCAGCATAATGGACTTTCATACAGTTCTTCattaaaattatcag ATTCTTCAAAGTACATGGATCAGCCCTGCTGTCGAGCTCTGTATGACTTTGAACCAGAAAACGaaggagaacttggatttaaggAAGGCAACATCATAACTTTAACAAACCAGATTGATGAAAATTGGTATGAAGGAATGATAAATGGTGAATCTGGATTCTTCCCAGTTAATTATGTGGAAGTGTTGGTGCCTCTGCCACAGTAA
- the SH3GL3 gene encoding endophilin-A3 isoform X1: MSVAGLKKQFHKASQLLSEKISGTEGTKLDDDFQEMEKKIDLTSKAVAELLSKTTEYLQPNPAYRAKLGMLNTMSKIRGQVKTTGYPQTEGLLGDCMLRYGRELGDDSAFGNAMMDTGESMKQMAEVKDSLDINVKQNFIDPLQSLQDKDLREIMHHLKKLEGRRLDYDYKKRRQGKLADEDIKQAVEKFEESKELAERSMFNFLENDVEQVSQLAVFVEAALDYHKQSTEILEDLHSKLQNRINVASNRPRREFKPKSVISTLDISNNQQHNGLSYSSSLKLSDSSKYMDQPCCRALYDFEPENEGELGFKEGNIITLTNQIDENWYEGMINGESGFFPVNYVEVLVPLPQ; the protein is encoded by the exons TTACTAAGTGAAAAAATTAGTGGAACTGAAGGAACAAAACTAGATGATGACTTTCAGGAAATGGAAAAA AAAATAGATCTCACCAGTAAAGCTGTAGCAGAACTACTTTCAAAAACCACAGAGTATCTTCAGCCAAATCCAG CCTACAGGGCAAAGCTGGGAATGCTAAACACAATGTCAAAGATCAGGGGCCAAGTGAAAACAACAGGATACCCGCAGACAGAAGGGCTGCTTGGGGACTGTATGCTGCGGTACGGAAGAGAACTGGGGGATGATTCGGCTTTTG GAAATGCAATGATGGATACTGGTGAAAGTATGAAGCAAATGGCAGAGGTGAAAGATTCTCTAGATATTAATGTCAAGCAAAACTTTATTGATCCTTTACAATCATTACAAGATAAAGACTTACGAGAGATTATG cATCACCTGAAAAAGTTAGAAGGCCGTCGGTTAGATTATGATTATAAAAAAAGGCGTCAAGGCAAATTAGCAGATGAAGATATTAAACAAGCTGTAGAAAAATTTGAAGAGTCGAAAGAACTGGCCGAGCGAAGCATGTTTAACTTTTTAGAAAATGAT GTAGAACAAGTTAGCCAGTTGGCAGTGTTTGTAGAGGCGGCACTGGACTACCATAAACAATCTACCGAAATTCTAGAAGATCTCCATAGCAAGTTACAAAACCG AATAAATGTAGCATCTAATCGTCCTAGACGCGAATTCAAGCCAAAGTCAGTAATATCAACCTTGGACATCAGCAATAACCAGCAGCATAATGGACTTTCATACAGTTCTTCattaaaattatcag ATTCTTCAAAGTACATGGATCAGCCCTGCTGTCGAGCTCTGTATGACTTTGAACCAGAAAACGaaggagaacttggatttaaggAAGGCAACATCATAACTTTAACAAACCAGATTGATGAAAATTGGTATGAAGGAATGATAAATGGTGAATCTGGATTCTTCCCAGTTAATTATGTGGAAGTGTTGGTGCCTCTGCCACAGTAA
- the SH3GL3 gene encoding endophilin-A3 isoform X2, giving the protein MEKKIDLTSKAVAELLSKTTEYLQPNPAYRAKLGMLNTMSKIRGQVKTTGYPQTEGLLGDCMLRYGRELGDDSAFGNAMMDTGESMKQMAEVKDSLDINVKQNFIDPLQSLQDKDLREIMHHLKKLEGRRLDYDYKKRRQGKLADEDIKQAVEKFEESKELAERSMFNFLENDVEQVSQLAVFVEAALDYHKQSTEILEDLHSKLQNRINVASNRPRREFKPKSVISTLDISNNQQHNGLSYSSSLKLSDSSKYMDQPCCRALYDFEPENEGELGFKEGNIITLTNQIDENWYEGMINGESGFFPVNYVEVLVPLPQ; this is encoded by the exons ATGGAAAAA AAAATAGATCTCACCAGTAAAGCTGTAGCAGAACTACTTTCAAAAACCACAGAGTATCTTCAGCCAAATCCAG CCTACAGGGCAAAGCTGGGAATGCTAAACACAATGTCAAAGATCAGGGGCCAAGTGAAAACAACAGGATACCCGCAGACAGAAGGGCTGCTTGGGGACTGTATGCTGCGGTACGGAAGAGAACTGGGGGATGATTCGGCTTTTG GAAATGCAATGATGGATACTGGTGAAAGTATGAAGCAAATGGCAGAGGTGAAAGATTCTCTAGATATTAATGTCAAGCAAAACTTTATTGATCCTTTACAATCATTACAAGATAAAGACTTACGAGAGATTATG cATCACCTGAAAAAGTTAGAAGGCCGTCGGTTAGATTATGATTATAAAAAAAGGCGTCAAGGCAAATTAGCAGATGAAGATATTAAACAAGCTGTAGAAAAATTTGAAGAGTCGAAAGAACTGGCCGAGCGAAGCATGTTTAACTTTTTAGAAAATGAT GTAGAACAAGTTAGCCAGTTGGCAGTGTTTGTAGAGGCGGCACTGGACTACCATAAACAATCTACCGAAATTCTAGAAGATCTCCATAGCAAGTTACAAAACCG AATAAATGTAGCATCTAATCGTCCTAGACGCGAATTCAAGCCAAAGTCAGTAATATCAACCTTGGACATCAGCAATAACCAGCAGCATAATGGACTTTCATACAGTTCTTCattaaaattatcag ATTCTTCAAAGTACATGGATCAGCCCTGCTGTCGAGCTCTGTATGACTTTGAACCAGAAAACGaaggagaacttggatttaaggAAGGCAACATCATAACTTTAACAAACCAGATTGATGAAAATTGGTATGAAGGAATGATAAATGGTGAATCTGGATTCTTCCCAGTTAATTATGTGGAAGTGTTGGTGCCTCTGCCACAGTAA
- the SH3GL3 gene encoding endophilin-A3 isoform X4, whose product MLNTMSKIRGQVKTTGYPQTEGLLGDCMLRYGRELGDDSAFGNAMMDTGESMKQMAEVKDSLDINVKQNFIDPLQSLQDKDLREIMHHLKKLEGRRLDYDYKKRRQGKLADEDIKQAVEKFEESKELAERSMFNFLENDVEQVSQLAVFVEAALDYHKQSTEILEDLHSKLQNRINVASNRPRREFKPKSVISTLDISNNQQHNGLSYSSSLKLSDSSKYMDQPCCRALYDFEPENEGELGFKEGNIITLTNQIDENWYEGMINGESGFFPVNYVEVLVPLPQ is encoded by the exons ATGCTAAACACAATGTCAAAGATCAGGGGCCAAGTGAAAACAACAGGATACCCGCAGACAGAAGGGCTGCTTGGGGACTGTATGCTGCGGTACGGAAGAGAACTGGGGGATGATTCGGCTTTTG GAAATGCAATGATGGATACTGGTGAAAGTATGAAGCAAATGGCAGAGGTGAAAGATTCTCTAGATATTAATGTCAAGCAAAACTTTATTGATCCTTTACAATCATTACAAGATAAAGACTTACGAGAGATTATG cATCACCTGAAAAAGTTAGAAGGCCGTCGGTTAGATTATGATTATAAAAAAAGGCGTCAAGGCAAATTAGCAGATGAAGATATTAAACAAGCTGTAGAAAAATTTGAAGAGTCGAAAGAACTGGCCGAGCGAAGCATGTTTAACTTTTTAGAAAATGAT GTAGAACAAGTTAGCCAGTTGGCAGTGTTTGTAGAGGCGGCACTGGACTACCATAAACAATCTACCGAAATTCTAGAAGATCTCCATAGCAAGTTACAAAACCG AATAAATGTAGCATCTAATCGTCCTAGACGCGAATTCAAGCCAAAGTCAGTAATATCAACCTTGGACATCAGCAATAACCAGCAGCATAATGGACTTTCATACAGTTCTTCattaaaattatcag ATTCTTCAAAGTACATGGATCAGCCCTGCTGTCGAGCTCTGTATGACTTTGAACCAGAAAACGaaggagaacttggatttaaggAAGGCAACATCATAACTTTAACAAACCAGATTGATGAAAATTGGTATGAAGGAATGATAAATGGTGAATCTGGATTCTTCCCAGTTAATTATGTGGAAGTGTTGGTGCCTCTGCCACAGTAA